The Pseudomonas sp. R4-35-07 nucleotide sequence CGGAACACCCCTACTTTGAAGGCATTGCCAGCCTACGGGTGTCTGCGCATTTTCTGATTGAGCGCGACGGCACGGTCACGCAATTTGTCGCATGCCGCGACCGGGCCTGGCATGCAGGCGTGTCCAGCTTTGATGGGCGTGAGGTGTGTAATGACTTCTCCCTGGGGGTCGAGCTGGAAGGCACCGACGAGCTGCCGTTCACCGATGCCCAGTACGCGGCGCTGATTGACCTGACGCGCCAGTTGCTCGCAGCCTACCCTGGGATCACCGCCCAGCGTATCTGCGGTCACAGCGACATCGCCCCCGGCCGCAAAACCGACCCGGGCCCGGCTTTTGATTGGATGCGCTTTCGCAGCGCGCTGCAGGATGGAGGATATAAACAATGAGTTTCCTGGTGCTGGTGCTGGCGGTGTGGATCGAGAAGTTCTCGGCCTTGCGCCAGCGGTTGCAGCGCGACGGCGGCTGGCTGCGTGAGCTGGCCAAGCTCGAATCGAGCCCGCGCATGGGGACGCGGCCCTGGCTGATCCTGCTGGTGTTGGTGGTGCTGCCCGTGGCCTTGTTGGGCTTGTTGCTGCTGGTGCTGGAGCCTGTGGCCTATGGCTTGTTGGCGTTGCCGGTGCACGTGCTGGTGGTGATCTACAGCCTGGGCCGTGGCGATCTGCTGGCCGCGCTGGGGCCGTTTCGTGATGCCTGGCGGCGGGGCGATCTGCAAGCCGCCGAGCATGTGGCCGAGCGCGATCTGACGCTGGGTGCCGACAACGGCGCGCAATTGCTCGAGCGTGTTCAGGGCTATTTGCTGTGGCAGGCCTACCAAAGCTTTTTCGCGGTGATTTTCTGGTATTTCCTGCTGGGCCCGGTGGCCGCTCTGGCCTACCGCCTGCTGGCGCTGGCCAGTGAACACAGCCAGAACCCGCTGGTGGCCGAGCGCGCCACGCAATTGCGCCATGCCTTCGACTGGCTGCCGGTGCGCTTGCTGGCGGCGAGCTTTGCCCTGGTGGGCAATTTCGTCGGGGTCAGTCGGGTGATGCTCCACGAACTGCTGAACTGGGATATCAGCGCAGCACAATTGGTGGAAAAAGTCGGCCTGGCCGCCGCAGAAATACCGCCGCCAGCGGTGGGCGCCGAGGGCATAAACAGCCTTGATCGCCTGTGGGAACTGCTGCTGCGTGCGGCGGTGCTGTGGTATGCCGGCTTTGCCATCTGGACCGTGTTGCCCTGATCCATTCGGCAGGGGTTAACCCCCTGCCGTTAACCTTACGTTACAAAACTCCCTTTCAAATTGAGCTATACAGACAGAGCGCCAAATAGTGG carries:
- the ampD gene encoding 1,6-anhydro-N-acetylmuramyl-L-alanine amidase AmpD, producing the protein MQLDPVSGWFEGIRHCPSPNFNERPAGEISLLVIHNISLPPAQFATGKVQEFFQNRLDVSEHPYFEGIASLRVSAHFLIERDGTVTQFVACRDRAWHAGVSSFDGREVCNDFSLGVELEGTDELPFTDAQYAALIDLTRQLLAAYPGITAQRICGHSDIAPGRKTDPGPAFDWMRFRSALQDGGYKQ
- the ampE gene encoding regulatory signaling modulator protein AmpE, with protein sequence MSFLVLVLAVWIEKFSALRQRLQRDGGWLRELAKLESSPRMGTRPWLILLVLVVLPVALLGLLLLVLEPVAYGLLALPVHVLVVIYSLGRGDLLAALGPFRDAWRRGDLQAAEHVAERDLTLGADNGAQLLERVQGYLLWQAYQSFFAVIFWYFLLGPVAALAYRLLALASEHSQNPLVAERATQLRHAFDWLPVRLLAASFALVGNFVGVSRVMLHELLNWDISAAQLVEKVGLAAAEIPPPAVGAEGINSLDRLWELLLRAAVLWYAGFAIWTVLP